Below is a genomic region from Augochlora pura isolate Apur16 chromosome 2, APUR_v2.2.1, whole genome shotgun sequence.
AAGATAAATGTGTTTCGACAGCGATGTCACATTTAGGCGGTATActgctattaataattattagaaaaattataaagcttCATCGTTGCAAACTTTCAACACAGAATAagtatttcgaaaaaatattaaagcgaCGAACTTTATAATCTCGAATTTTACAATGTCcacgtttttataaaatagaatttcgacttttaatttattatgacgTAGTATTtcgacttttaattttctatggcgtagtatttcttctttcgaaacattttcgagtaaatgaataaatctttatttgttACATCGTTAAAATTGGGCTATTCGTTAACGGTATTAGCATACTTTGCTTGTGGACAAACACAGTTTTATTGCGAGAGTATCGTCACGACGTAACGAGACCGTCTAATCGTATAATTCCATTCGAATGATCTCTAAATCGGAGGGAATTGTTTCAGGCGACTTAATTAAAACGGCTGAAACGAATACGCCTTGTAATCCCATTCTGTCGGCGGAGTTTCCTTCGGCGTTCCGCGCCGTCGTCGCACTTTAAAAGACGGAAGACGCTGACATTTACAGATGTATCAAGATTGTACTAAAATGGATGCGATTCGCGTACACGTGTACCGGCATGGGTGGGTACAATACAGACCTTCGATACTATGCACAATTGCGAGGAGATTCGCAAACATCGACGTTACGGAGCCTAGGGAGACTGAATAGGGAGGCTTGatactgtaaataattcatgaaGTGGACGTTTCTAAACGTTGTTCTAACATTTCGtctaattttgtataataagtGATTCGAAGCACTTGATGACGATTCATCGCATTCGTCCacgttttcaatttctctgTCTCGTTCTCCATGAAGTATTTAGGGCAGAAATATTCGTGTCATTATTCAGACTGTCCTTCATTATCCAGATGTTTTCAGAATTCTTACAGAATTTAAACGATTTCAAGAACAGTacgtgaatttttcatttcaattttaatttcaattggaCTTAggaattaaacatttttggaatttttgcgCGAGTCTTCCTTTAATTAAGTTACTGAACGATATTGTTTGGTATATATTAAACGTaacttaattgaaatatatatatatataaattcaaattgattGGTTAACTAAATCTTTATTACGTGcttcttaaatttaatttctacaaatcTACATTTCAATAGCATTATCTATACAGAGATTTCATGAAGGTGTATTTCCATTAACAAAGGACAGATGATggaatttctgtttaaaaaatatccaagTGTCTGTCttgatgtaataaataaaatttgtattactaTAACTAATGTATCAACTAGAGAATCGTTCTAACGAATATTTAAAGTGCGAAAACAACTCCGCTacatttccaaaattgtttgatAGAAAACTTCGAAAATGAACGCTTTAAAAATTTGCTGGTATAAGTTGTTCactttaagaaacaattttccccTCTCTGCCTTTTCTACTAACTTCTCgacgaaattatatatactcaatataataatgttaccTTTGGTGATCGCCAGCAGATGCATTCCTTTTTCGCAAGTAGTTGATCCAAGATGTATGCTAGATCCTGTATACGAAATAGCCTTACGAATGAATCCCCTAACGCGTCCAGAACGAAACTATATAACCATCAATATTTCGATAAACTATCGCTAGTTGCAGGTCACTCATGGGAAGACCTTGCGTGTCATAACAATTACGACCGAAAGCTCTAAAAGCACCATCGATTTCGTAAGGGTTGAAATAAACTTGGCCATCGACTTATGCAGAATGTGTTATATATTTCGatgcatataaaaaaatataaattcccAAGGTTTCGGAACGttcacaaaaataattctcgctCGACCAATGTGTTGCGGATCGTGTTACGTGTGCGCGTGTCTAGTTGCGAGCTAAACGTAGACCTACATGGGGTGGGTAGGGCGCGATCGGACAGGTCGCGTCACCGATCTAATTGGCACACGGCGAAGCTTGTACTTAGCGTTCGCATGATACAAGGCACTTTAAATAGATGGGTTGGCTAGACAGTGATTATTTCTCCTCACTTGCTAGCAATTGGACGAGATTCATAACCACTGACGTGTGCCGCGCGAgcgagaaacgagagagagtTGGCTACAGGTGGTCCCGGGCAGATCAATATTGTTCGTGTGCCTTGGTGAATATGTGAGAGCGGCCTCGATGTCCCTCGTAACACGCAGCCCCTGATCCCACCCATGACGGTGATATTGCACGGCGTGAGCACCTTTTCGTCCTACATACCCCTATCCGTCCGCATTCCACGTGCACGtcgcaattaaaatgaaaaaaaaaaagagtacGAAATCCGATCGACGACCTCACCTCTCTCCTATACCTCTGTCGGCTTCGCGTCGACTTACAAACTCCGTGCTGATGATAAACGTGTCAGGAACAGACATTTCCGTGTACCGGTATCCTAATTTTCTAacgaaaaatgtgttttatatAACACGTTCAACAAAAAGTGTCTTTGTACGATGACAATTTGAACCTTCCGACTCTTAAGAATATAATCCTCAcgattttataacttttttgATCATACACAATTTAACCAcccaattttaatttaattacttatcgATTAATTCAATCAACTTCGGtaaatttatagattattgACAGAGCAGTGAAAGTGTTAAAGATTGTACTTTAGtttagaagaaagaaattatggTAGCAAATATACTTTAGTGCCATACActctttacattttatatcattaacaaatttatccaataataattttgtatttagagATTTTTAATTGGTATTATCAATTATCATTTGCAAATTCGTAAAATCCAATGAAAAAGTTATAGAGTTCGAACTGTGTTCTTACATTTTAACACGTTTCCATTCAAATGCGATTCGACGCTCTCATCATCAGCGTGGAGTTTGTtcatgtaaattaaataacttatcTTACACATTCTGCATTCTGCAGTACAAAATTACGAGAAGCAATGTTAAAGATATGACAGAAAAATAACGTAGGTAACTCTTTTGACGACTTCTATAGTTCTGTAAACGAGTGTAAACAAGTCAATGAGACATtggaaaataacaatataatatatagaagaCATTTGGCATTACGAATTATCATCGAAATGCAGATCCTGAATATAGGAGCCAACTCTTACAAATTAATTGACCGtttgataaattgttttaaaggtTCCATAGCTATGACGATTTATAATAGACACtgtctaataaaaaaatatcgtgaAACACCGAATCGAAAGAGTTCAATCTTTTTAAGTAAACGAAAGTGCTGTGCGCTggactttttttaaattcgcgAGCACGCGAACATTTTCTGTTACAGAAGTTACATAAATTTCTTCGAACAAATAACTTAATTCTGCAATAGCATCCTTGAAACAGAACAAACCTCAACAAAAACGGGGCTCAATTTTGAACGAAGACTATATCCTATTCTATAACGCCAATTATACCTTAcgcaattatataaataaatgaattcaaCATATAGTAGAATAAAACTGGCCAACCACTTTGTAAAAACTAACTCCTATTACAaactatacaataaatatgtacactTATTAGCACATATAGAATGGTTATAACAATACTATCAAATATACAAAACAAGTTTGCTTTCaagaaaacaaatacataCTTTGTATCGAAACTTAAGACGAATGtcaatgattaattaaaaaagaatatacagATATACACATTGACcgtactaaataataataacatttctatCTGCATGACTGACTGAATGGGACTCCAAATAATGGACTGCGGACTCTTATGGATAATTTAACTTTCGTGCAAAACCGTGGTACATTAAAATGCTATTTTCGAGATTATAAGTAATgcagaaattaaacaaaaccgGAGTGATAACTTGCAACAAACGCGTTTGATTGGAAGCgatcgttttaaaaatagacaGTTTGAGTGCTAGCTGTTAAGAGACCGTGTCATCCGCACTGTCATAGTCCTCTTCATCCAGCTCGTCCTCGAGGAAGTGTCTGGGATAACCGAGATCTAGCACATCCTGCGGCAACAACTCCTGCAGATACGGATAGAATGGTATCAGCTTGTACTGACTGATACACTCGAGTATCCAATCGTGAACAATTGGCACGGCACGGGTCTTCTTATGCCATTCTACTAACAAAAAAgccaaaactattttttagcgCAGGACGAAATCCTACGGAAGAATCGTGTTAATGGAAAGCTAGGAGATGTTAAGCAGCAGGTCTAGAAGCCGTTAGGTCTACCGGAGAAAGTGGGGCACATTTTTGAAAGTTCAGCTTCCGTGTGCCTAGCTACAAAAAATACTCATCCTCTTCGCTTCTCTTTCGGTCTGAATGATCATCTCCAAAagtttggaatttttatttccgtttaCGCTGAGAGAGATACGGCGGGGAAGACCGAACTTTTAAGCAGTTTTCTCGTCGTCTACGTTAGATTAAACACATTAGCTTTATCTCATACGTTTTTTAATGTCTTCGGTTGGTCATTAAGGGTGAGAAAAAATTCGGGAACGTGCTGGAAAGATAAGGGCTGGAGTTGTTTTCTCGGGTAGTTCTTTGGGAAAGTTTGAAGACATTGGAACGGTaattagaaaatgtaatattaataattttactttagttGCAATTATGTTACGCAATACAAATATCCTAATctcatttattcgatttttttatttcaatcgaattgaaaaataattatatagattgAATCATAAAGATAAAAGACAGATCTGACATGCAAgcatacaatttataaagGCACTCgtttataactttattataatattaaaaaaaattaactaattgGCGATAGTAATTGGTCGACAATTAATGAGCGAGGGTTGATAAAAATGGgttgacaaattttttattcggcgttgttcaatttattagCATTTATCTAAGATAAATATACCTGTATCAATACTTTTTAGccaaatatttgatttgaGTAGTAATCATTCATTAAttgtcataaattattctatttattcgaataacttttcattcgaaataaatttgtattcaatagcgtataataaaatgttaatcttTATCTATTcatcatcgaataaaattttgcacaattCCGAAAGGAATGAAGCAAATTCTCGACCAAAAAGGGCTTTCAAGATATAAACGTTTTAACGTGCAATAATCATCTATGTACGCAACATGAAACAGACATATAATAGAAGTTTTtagaaaagatataataaataagaaaatttgcaCAATTCACTCACCGATAATTTTGTCCTCGTGGGCCTGCTCCTGGACCACGATGAAGGCCATGTGATTCGTCCGAGCGGCTAAAGCTCCAAGGGAGCGGACGACGGTGCCGCCGGTGGCACGTAGCAACTCCTGCAAGGGAACGTATTCTTAAGCCGTGGAAGTTGGCAGGAATTCAACTGTAAATAGCCTAGCAAAATTGGATGGTCGGGAAAACACAAATAAATGCGTTCCCGCGAATGTCGGATCGACGGTAAGAACGCCGCGTTGGCCAGCGTCTCATTACCGATTACTCAACTTTTCGTTTGTTCTACGCCAAACACACTGCGCTCGCCACGATGCATCTCACGAAACGCAGATTATATCACGCAGCTCGCGATTAGGATTTCTCATCTGTTTCGTGCCTTAGTAATTGTTGGAAAAACAAAGAGCTAGTTACGAGATATAATCAATAGGCTGcggattattatatatttgcagCAGGTACAGTTTGCAGATTAAGAAGAGTagaatctatattttatttgcacgaTGGGAAGTTTTCTAATCGTCGAATTTTGACGAAGTAACGTGTggaattgataatttttataaagttccGCAGTCTGGCGATTATGTGTGAACACCGCCAGTGAAAAGACATtttctgtttaatatttatatatagtatttttcaCTAAATCTTATTCTACACTTTCTcacaaaaaaaaactattcaaaattgctataattgtTGCAAAGAAGCACTTATGATAATATCATTCAAGGAACTAATCCTTTGCCATCTTAACCAcaaatctgaaataactttcctggctcatagcatttccattctaCGTAACAAGGTGCACTTTAATGCATACGAGAGTGATTCATGTGACTCAtcagtttcattatttaacaattttttaaatccaaactatattgttataaaaattatcttgtgTGATAGTTACAGTActtagtatatagtatataagtAAATAGTATCTTCTTaagtgatagaacaatttcagtggtgcctcagagtcactgctcgagtgcaaagggttaaacgacgATCGTTTTAACAAACATGTAGTCGAATGTTTAAAGTCGTATTCGTTCCCCTGCCCTGAGTGCACAGCTATAGTAATGGTGATAGGGTACGAATGCAATTCCTTTAAGAATGTCTCCCGATGCCGGACCTGCATCTTATCTTATTGCGACGGCAATGTAAAACGGGATCGTAATGCTCGCTGCGTTGAAAGAAAACCGCTGCGTCTTGGAAACGGTGGACCTCGTGTACACGTGTTAACCCATTCACGTCACGGGACGGGATATCTTGCAATCCAATACCGTTGTTCTGCCACTGTGGACGAGATATCTGGCAATACGATGCGCCGTCCTGACACACTAGACAAGATATATTGCTAACCACGATATAGTCTTCCTCTTTGCGATGCACTCGACGCAGCGGTAACAACCATGATCGAAGCGCGGCTCTGCATAATGAATGACGGTCATATTTGTACCatattgtttctaattttGCTCGCGGTGCAAATAAAACTTCTCCGATGTGTGCAACATTCTGCCGTTaagtttaattaacaaagatGTAAGTCTGATGTGAGTAATAATGCAAGTTTGATTCATATAATTGGAAATGTTACTAGAAGTCGCCCTTTTAAGATGAGCATCAGATTTTGAGCGTTATCAGGAGAgtgcaaattttttaaaatattatgtacaacTCAGCAGCACCTTAACATTCAACTAACATTAGTATCACAATtgattcttaatatttttgctcgaaatttattcgaagttGGTTTTTTTAGAATACCAAAGAATTGGTTCCGAAATATGTCCTAAAAATGCGCTAAGTTTGCCCTAAAACTGACCTCGAACTGTCCTAAATCAGCTCTAAAACTAACTTAAAATTGTCCTAGATTTAGGGCAGTTCAAGGATAGAGATATTTAGGGCAGATATGAGACAGTTTTAGGTGAGTTTTAGGACAGATTTAGGGCAGCTTCAGGACAAATTTAGGGTTCTTGAAAGGTTCTTGAAATTTATAGCTTTTTTAAGACAGATTTAGGACTTCTTTCCTTGTGCCCCAAGCTTCCACAGTTTGATATTGGCTACGGGAACATGTCCTATATTTACCAATTCATTTCCTGAAATTGCTTCCTGCCATGTCACTCTCCTATTACTCTTTAACTACAAGTCAATCTCGAGAAGCCCACAGTGCACTCTACGCACTCGAACGTTCCTATAACCGTACACCTCCGCGAGAAGAGTAAGGAAAGGCGTGTACTTTCGGGTATCTGCCTATCGAGCGCTTAAAGAGCTCTTGCTTACCGAACGACTGTCGTGCAGAGTCTAAGGACTTCGCGAAAGGCAAAGTGGCCAGACCAACCGAACGGAAGCAGCGCTTCAAAGGATCTTCCGGACACAAAGTGTTAAGTCAGCCCACCCAAAGGGACCATTCAACGGCCTCAATTTTCCCTCGTAAAAGGTGTTCGGAAAGCTCACCTCGTACTGCTCCACGGAGATATCCACGTACGGTCCGATGCACAGGAAGGTGAATCCCTTGAACAGTTCCTTTTGCCTCAACCGGGAGTTCCGAGCGCCAGTCTCGAAAGTTGAACCGTCCACCACCTCGTATCTCTCCTCgtttactaattttttctCCCTCAACGAGTCGACCACCCACTGATAGCCCACCACCCATTTCCTGTTCGCGATACCCTGCAAATACTTCAGGGTCTTGCTAGCGCTGTTGTTCTTTTCATCGGCCTTGACGATCACGTGCGTCACTCTGAGATCAAAggatttcaaataattggCGTTCGTCAGGCTGGCCAGCTTCGTCACCTCCTGTATTTGCGTGGGCAACAGACCGCTGCAAAgaaaacacaatttttctctttgccCGTTGAATCCAGCCACTTCGTTCGCCGTCCTATTCTTCGGCTCGTTTGCATTCTCCAATTTCATTTGCCCCGCGAACGGGATCGCGGCGCCCGCGCAATCATCCTTCGCTTGTCCATGGACCTTCGGCGTACTCTGGCAGACAGGCTGCAGGCCTCCTTCCCTCACAGGCGTCGTACTTCTTGCAAATTCCGAAGATAGACACCTCCTAGAGGCCTTGCTCGTTTGCGCCGCTGCTATCTTTGTCGAAAACTCCTTCGCTGACGAGGCGGTCGGTTGCATGCTGGAAATCGTTGTTTTATCGGTAAATTTCGATCTTTTTCCAAGGATTTAAGAGTTTCTGAACTGGGAAATCATTTTGGATTTCTGCATACAtgttttactaatatttaaggtATGTGGAGATATTGTTAATAGAGCAAGAATAGTAAATCTATAAGTCATGTTTGTCTtaacgaaatttcaaaaaaagaaaatctctTATTATACTTGTTATTACATTTGTctcttttaatataatttgaagtGTTgactttctcaattttattagtatatataagaataaaaagatgaaatacaaaattattcacaCACAAATTCAATCACGAATAACTTTAATCGACTATTCACATTATAATCTCCTGTCACTATAATTCCTTTCAAAGCTATGTTGATTAATATTCTTCGTCTTTAATAATTACCGTAATTAAAcaaaggaatttttaattttcatatgtCTTTATATTACTCATATTCTTAGtttttgataacaaaagaagcAAACTTGGTTTAAATTTAGatgcaataaataacatttatatttaatggattatgtataaaataacgaGTTGTGTTAAtctaatttttgatttatggAACCATAAATCTGGGGGATCGATACGATACAGGATACGACGTTCTCACATGGATCGCATTATTCTCttaattgaatgaataattgCGCGCGCTCGAGAATGACGTCGAACGGGAGGAGGGGAGAGGTAGCAGCTACAAAAGACTCGTATTACTTACTTTCTCGTCTTTGCGTGGGGAGTGTTCTCGACAATGTCGTCTTCCTCGGTTGAGTGTTCGGCGTCCTGGATATTTCAGAGCACAAGTGAGTCTTTGAGAGGGGCTGTGCAAAGAGGCTTGTTTATCTCGTAAGTAGCGGAATGAATAGTTACGGTGAATAATGAGAGCCACGATTTAGATACCGAACGTGGCAGGAAATTATGCTGTTTTTCAGGCACAATTCCCTGGCTAATATCCCGTATTCCCCGACCAGTCGGATGCAAACGCTGCTCCCGACGAACTAATTGCTCTTCTTGCAAACAATACTTATTACCCGGAAGACAATTTTACGAAGGTATCTTGGCTTCTCCCTCGCGCAAGTTTCCAGAAGGAACGCGCGCGAAATaaaccgacgcgacggtaAAGTTCCGAAAATAATGGAAACCcttcgatcgaataattttcgcaTAAATCGAGATACTTTTCGAACTCGTCGGATGTCGAAACATTCGCTATTTTGAAatggtttaaataaaaatcgatattgtTATAGATAATTAACGCGACGATAATCGTTTATCTAAAAATCGATACAGAAGCAAATATAccaattattaaacaaaatagaagacttaatataatttcttaaccccttgcactcgaagctactttaagcttagatctaaaattgctattttgagtagtatagtacttggtataatttatgcatgtgagattgagtcttgtgactcataaaattgtaacgcttttaacagaagggtctttaataatgtcaacattattttgataattacataacaattttcagaGGCGTTactcgtgtgcaaagggttaaaagactAATCTTGAAGTTACGATCAACAAGCCTAGTAATATTTACAACTGATATATAGAATACTTCTGTATTCTAGTAAAAGCTCTATCAATTTCAGAACCAAATGCTTTACGAGACGATGAAACCAAAAACTCACCTCTTCTTTCAAATTTAAGGGAGTGCTAGCGTTCCCATTCCAATTCTCCGTTTGGGATGGCCGTTCCTGTTTCACTGGCGTCTGCGCGTTCGCAGCTCTTCCAAACAGATCGTCCTCGAACTGTTTGATGATCATTTGATGTTGGGTGATGTCCATCAGCGAGTCCTGCTCGAAGCACGTTTCTTTCAGAGTCACGTCGTTGACCGTGTTCTCGAGTATTCTGTCACTGCCAGGCAACGCCGGATTAATCGTCGATAATCTATTCGCGACGTTGTTCCTGGTGGCCGGCTGTTGGCTCGTCGATTTCACCGGCTTAGTCTGTTCCCGCGATCTATCATCCCCTATCTTCGAACTTTTATCAGCGGCGTTTACGTGCTCCGGAGTCAGGGTTTTGTCACCGTCGGTCTCACTGTCGTACAATCTACCGGATTCGTCGCACTCGTTCTCCTTATCGGAGCCCTTGCACAACCGGCTGACTGAAGCATCCTTAAATCGTCCGTCCTCGCGCACGTTCCGCGCAGAATCCACGCCAGCGTGGCATTTCCGTTTCCGCGGCCTGCAATAGTCACTTATCAGCTGCTCCGTGTCGACATTGGCGATAATTTCGTCAAAATTATCCTGCATCAAGCACGCGACCTCTTCCCTCCTTTGTCTCGTCGGCTCTTTGTCGCCAGAAGTCGTCGCCGCTCTCTGAATGTTCCTGACGCTGTCTATCGTCGCTCCAAAGTCCGGCGAATCGTTGTCAAAAGATCCTTTGCCCGAAGGACCTTGCCCCATCTTGGCGTTAACTTTCGACGAGTTCGGGTCGCTGTCCGATGAGGATAAACGTATCCTTTGAACGGGGCCCGTTCTCCTGGATATTCTGGGTGAATTCAAAAACGAGGACTTCGCGTTGGCCCAATGCTCGCCGATGTTTGTCGATATatctatttttgaaaatttgttgctCGGCTGCAAATCCCTGGACCAACTGTCCACGATCATATCCACGTCTTTGTAGGAATCCGAGTCCGGGGTAGCTGATCGTTTTCGTTTGGTCGCCGTCGAGGTGCCTGGTTGCTGATTCAGGCCGGGAAAATTACTCCTTTTGGAGCTCAAAGAACTATCGGTGCTTGGCGACTTGATCCTTTTGTAGACCTTCTTTTGCTGTTTCCGCGTATATGTTCCGTTGCCTGCCTCCAAGTCGGAACTCAGCGTAATAGTTTCAACGATTTGGCCACTGTGACTAGAGGGACGACAATCCATGGCATCGTTTTTTCCATGCGCTACCGGACCCTTGCTGTACGTAGCACCCGCCTGATGATCGTTGACCTCCGTCGTCCTGCTCGTCTTCTGAACCAAGTTATTTCGGCTAGTGGATTTCTCCCTCGTTTTACGCGGCGCGTCGTCGGTCTCCGGTCCTCCAGAGCCCTGCATCGACGTCCTTACGAGGGCCCTCGAATGAACGCCTCTTGTATCGGACAAGTTGCTCCTCTTGGCACCGATATCTTCGTCATCCTGTTGCGCGAACTTCACGGCTCGCTGAGTGTTCCTGGTAGGGGAGTACAGGTCAAGGAACTTCAGCTGAGAGTCGTCTTTCGATGACAGTATATTGACGGTGCTATTGAAAGCTGTTGTCGCCTTGGAAGGGGTGTTCTGACGAACCGGTCGAACGACGTTCCCTTCGTTCTCGTAGATAGAAACCATGAGAATATCGTTCGAGTCACGAGGTTCACTGGCTGCGGTGGCTGAAATGATGTCCTTGGAGATGGGGTCCAGACTGTCGATGACGATCCTTGGCGCCACAGGTATGACAGAAGACTTTGTCGACTCTGAGTCAGACTGGGAAGTTCCTTTTCCCTTCGGGTCGACCGCTGCTACTTTTTCTCTGCTGGCTGATGAACCAACTCCAGTGCTATTTTGCGATGGCTCCGCATTGTTCACCGTGAATCTAGCATTGCTACCGAAATTATTCTTGGACGAAAGATTAACGATACTTTCGTGTTTCATCGGATCGTCTAGTGTTTGCCTCCTTCGGTTACGTTCATGAGGTGTCGGCAACCGTCGCCTGGTGCTTCCAAGGTACAGGAATCTAACAACCTTCATATTGCATTTGACAAGTTTGCCCAGTTTTTTGAACATTGTCATAGACTTCCTCTGTACGTTACACTTACAAGCCTTAGCGTCTTCGACGTGCCTGTTCCCCGTCATATTATTTCCTTCGCGTTCACCGAGCGTGTTCGCGGATTTTGTCGGCGCAGCGACGATATTCTCCGCTCGACAGATCTCGTGATTCAAGTCACGTTTCACGGCGTGCAGTCGCGAGTTGGAGTCGGTGGCCGCGGGATCGTCGAATTTCGGATCGGCTTCGGGTCTCTTTAGAGACAACCTGCTGAGCAACGGCGTCGAGGATTGAAAGCTGGCGGGCGATTGCTGCACGATCGGCGCCATTTCCACATCCACCGACGGAGAGACGTAGCCTTCCAGTAGATTCGGGCTATCTTCCACCGGATTTCTAACCGGCGTCACGCCGGTAGACGACGTCACGATTCGCCTCCGCGGGGGCGTTCGTTGGAGACCCAACTCTCGCAGGAACTTGTTCTCCGAGTCTTCGTCAAACGTTAGATTTTCAATTACCAGGTTCTGCTGTTGGTCCGCGGCCTCGACGATCTCGTTCGTCCCAGGATTGTTCAGATTTCTCCTATGCACCTGCTCGCCCTCCTCGAACGCGATGAAGGACGATCTTCCAGCAGCACGGGTCGCTCTCGCCATCGATCCGTTGTTCTTGT
It encodes:
- the LOC144476978 gene encoding uncharacterized protein LOC144476978 isoform X2 yields the protein MMEETFEIVDKLSDVIRNMQKCLRCSICLHPISNPMRTRCGHRFCRECIQKVLQSKNSTCPLCNSVIKRRDTREDGHIEIYIDRLEKLMEAVQKDTGIDVTSYRARRPSTVESCSSGSRESAKQNSEEYIQPSCSYAQPKPLKKSASSRAKRAALKSKRSSGSKSKKDDAPESSVITKYFPKYSISGVEPLLPDQTNYDDESSAELKVHSWLENLPANIEARSPRRSNTPDTNLNDTLLCSVSEAGEKKVDGDGLEAKSAEPFEEIGSKRNVTVGRSSKDQKDKDNRETMIKAVETRRASSASAPRANDAAGGMQTSRVDRRQSASSYDKSDNERDGVQEQDDSRRSDVQKTSPCDLLPSTKKNWTSVVQFGKEMRSKRPKKIRSLNVSIENRSKKLANESAKERAPRQKKLSGGSVRRSAERPSVADNDANEKLPVHKNAKKQQFRNKNNGSMARATRAAGRSSFIAFEEGEQVHRRNLNNPGTNEIVEAADQQQNLVIENLTFDEDSENKFLRELGLQRTPPRRRIVTSSTGVTPVRNPVEDSPNLLEGYVSPSVDVEMAPIVQQSPASFQSSTPLLSRLSLKRPEADPKFDDPAATDSNSRLHAVKRDLNHEICRAENIVAAPTKSANTLGEREGNNMTGNRHVEDAKACKCNVQRKSMTMFKKLGKLVKCNMKVVRFLYLGSTRRRLPTPHERNRRRQTLDDPMKHESIVNLSSKNNFGSNARFTVNNAEPSQNSTGVGSSASREKVAAVDPKGKGTSQSDSESTKSSVIPVAPRIVIDSLDPISKDIISATAASEPRDSNDILMVSIYENEGNVVRPVRQNTPSKATTAFNSTVNILSSKDDSQLKFLDLYSPTRNTQRAVKFAQQDDEDIGAKRSNLSDTRGVHSRALVRTSMQGSGGPETDDAPRKTREKSTSRNNLVQKTSRTTEVNDHQAGATYSKGPVAHGKNDAMDCRPSSHSGQIVETITLSSDLEAGNGTYTRKQQKKVYKRIKSPSTDSSLSSKRSNFPGLNQQPGTSTATKRKRSATPDSDSYKDVDMIVDSWSRDLQPSNKFSKIDISTNIGEHWANAKSSFLNSPRISRRTGPVQRIRLSSSDSDPNSSKVNAKMGQGPSGKGSFDNDSPDFGATIDSVRNIQRAATTSGDKEPTRQRREEVACLMQDNFDEIIANVDTEQLISDYCRPRKRKCHAGVDSARNVREDGRFKDASVSRLCKGSDKENECDESGRLYDSETDGDKTLTPEHVNAADKSSKIGDDRSREQTKPVKSTSQQPATRNNVANRLSTINPALPGSDRILENTVNDVTLKETCFEQDSLMDITQHQMIIKQFEDDLFGRAANAQTPVKQERPSQTENWNGNASTPLNLKEEDAEHSTEEDDIVENTPHAKTRNMQPTASSAKEFSTKIAAAQTSKASRRCLSSEFARSTTPVREGGLQPVCQSTPKVHGQAKDDCAGAAIPFAGQMKLENANEPKNRTANEVAGFNGQREKLCFLCSGLLPTQIQEVTKLASLTNANYLKSFDLRVTHVIVKADEKNNSASKTLKYLQGIANRKWVVGYQWVVDSLREKKLVNEERYEVVDGSTFETGARNSRLRQKELFKGFTFLCIGPYVDISVEQYEELLRATGGTVVRSLGALAARTNHMAFIVVQEQAHEDKIIEWHKKTRAVPIVHDWILECISQYKLIPFYPYLQELLPQDVLDLGYPRHFLEDELDEEDYDSADDTVS